In the Oryzias latipes chromosome 9, ASM223467v1 genome, one interval contains:
- the LOC101158533 gene encoding arrestin domain-containing protein 3 isoform X2 codes for MREDDESATQRALRATCRGIGTEWKGARPVGLQQTMESTVKKLEVTYNPINERNTFTNGDFMTGQVTLEMGKDCQIESLFVKFKAKADVTWSETYGKTTVVYHSKEKFFTMKQYFIQSKDSKDGEYVQLVNRSSEYSSVVAPGVHVYPFTFQFPAQNVPSSFKGPHGKIVYSLEACLSRSMRPDKKESTTVNFLSKADLSDISALQTPQRMSMDKKMKVFTSGSLAMEVNLEKSGFLQGEGIKVVSFIKNGSSREIKPKYCIYRKQSFFAKGRRKVHTKELIKEEGSPIPQKVSQTVTQVIAIPHDAEPSILNCNIIKAEYRLKVYLDIKYASDPEVKFDIVILPASQMLPDASSSSSSSYAQFDAEPFGNPAASIWSFGSSAPTQASAPPS; via the exons ATGCGCGAGGATGATGAGTCGGCAACCCAGCGTGCACTCAGGGCTACCTGCAGGGGGATAGGGACGGAATGGAAAGG AGCTCGACCTGTTGGACTGCAGCAAACCATGGAGTCCACAGTGAAAAAGCTAGAGGTTACCTACAACCCCATCAATGAAAGGAACACCTTCACAAATGGAGACTTCATGACAGGACAAGTCACCCTGGAAATGGGTAAAGACTGCCAGATCGAGTCCCTGTTTGTTAAGTTCAAGGCAAAGGCTGATGTTACGTGGTCAGAGACGTACGGTAAGACTACCGTTGTGTACCACTCCAAGGAGAAATTCTTCACCATGAAGCAGTACTTCATACAAAGCAAAGACTCTAAGG ATGGTGAATACGTCCAGCTGGTAAACCGAAGCTCAGAAT aTTCCAGTGTTGTGGCCCCAGGAGTCCATGTCTATCCATTCACCTTTCAGTTTCCTGCCCA GAATGTTCCATCGTCTTTCAAAGGTCCTCATGGTAAAATTGTATATTCATTGGAGGCCTGTTTGAGCAGATCCATGAGGCCTGACAAGAAAGAATCCACAACTGTCAACTTTCTGTCAAAAGCTGACCTCAGTGACATCTCTGCGTTACAG aCACCACAACGCATGTCTATGGACAAGAAAATGAAGGTCTTCACCTCAGGGTCTTTGGCTATGGAAGTAAATCTTGAAAAATCTGGCTTCCTTCAAG GTGAAGGAATAAAGGTGGTGTCATTCATCAAAAACGGCTCCTCTCGTGAGATCAAGCCCAAGTACTGCATTTACAGAAAGCAGAGTTTTTTTGCAAAAGGGAGAAGAAAAGTCCACACTAAAGAGCTCATTAAAGAGGAAGGATCTCCCATTCCACAGAAGGTATCCCAAACAGTGACACAGGTCATTGCCATCCCCCATGATGCTGAGCCATCCATCCTCAACTGCAACATCATCAAAGCAGAGTACAGACTCAAG GTTTACCTTGACATCAAGTATGCTTCAGATCCAGAGGTCAAGTTTGACATAGTCATTCTGCCAGCTTCTCAAATGCTTCCAgatgcatcatcatcatcatcatcatcatatgCTCAGTTTGACGCTGAACCTTTTGGGAACCCAGCTGCTTCTATCTGGAGCTTTGGATCATCAGCACCAACTCaagcttctgctcctccttcctaA
- the LOC101158533 gene encoding arrestin domain-containing protein 3 isoform X4: MERQTMESTVKKLEVTYNPINERNTFTNGDFMTGQVTLEMGKDCQIESLFVKFKAKADVTWSETYGKTTVVYHSKEKFFTMKQYFIQSKDSKDGEYVQLVNRSSEYSSVVAPGVHVYPFTFQFPAQNVPSSFKGPHGKIVYSLEACLSRSMRPDKKESTTVNFLSKADLSDISALQTPQRMSMDKKMKVFTSGSLAMEVNLEKSGFLQGEGIKVVSFIKNGSSREIKPKYCIYRKQSFFAKGRRKVHTKELIKEEGSPIPQKVSQTVTQVIAIPHDAEPSILNCNIIKAEYRLKVYLDIKYASDPEVKFDIVILPASQMLPDASSSSSSSYAQFDAEPFGNPAASIWSFGSSAPTQASAPPS, encoded by the exons ATGGAAAGG CAAACCATGGAGTCCACAGTGAAAAAGCTAGAGGTTACCTACAACCCCATCAATGAAAGGAACACCTTCACAAATGGAGACTTCATGACAGGACAAGTCACCCTGGAAATGGGTAAAGACTGCCAGATCGAGTCCCTGTTTGTTAAGTTCAAGGCAAAGGCTGATGTTACGTGGTCAGAGACGTACGGTAAGACTACCGTTGTGTACCACTCCAAGGAGAAATTCTTCACCATGAAGCAGTACTTCATACAAAGCAAAGACTCTAAGG ATGGTGAATACGTCCAGCTGGTAAACCGAAGCTCAGAAT aTTCCAGTGTTGTGGCCCCAGGAGTCCATGTCTATCCATTCACCTTTCAGTTTCCTGCCCA GAATGTTCCATCGTCTTTCAAAGGTCCTCATGGTAAAATTGTATATTCATTGGAGGCCTGTTTGAGCAGATCCATGAGGCCTGACAAGAAAGAATCCACAACTGTCAACTTTCTGTCAAAAGCTGACCTCAGTGACATCTCTGCGTTACAG aCACCACAACGCATGTCTATGGACAAGAAAATGAAGGTCTTCACCTCAGGGTCTTTGGCTATGGAAGTAAATCTTGAAAAATCTGGCTTCCTTCAAG GTGAAGGAATAAAGGTGGTGTCATTCATCAAAAACGGCTCCTCTCGTGAGATCAAGCCCAAGTACTGCATTTACAGAAAGCAGAGTTTTTTTGCAAAAGGGAGAAGAAAAGTCCACACTAAAGAGCTCATTAAAGAGGAAGGATCTCCCATTCCACAGAAGGTATCCCAAACAGTGACACAGGTCATTGCCATCCCCCATGATGCTGAGCCATCCATCCTCAACTGCAACATCATCAAAGCAGAGTACAGACTCAAG GTTTACCTTGACATCAAGTATGCTTCAGATCCAGAGGTCAAGTTTGACATAGTCATTCTGCCAGCTTCTCAAATGCTTCCAgatgcatcatcatcatcatcatcatcatatgCTCAGTTTGACGCTGAACCTTTTGGGAACCCAGCTGCTTCTATCTGGAGCTTTGGATCATCAGCACCAACTCaagcttctgctcctccttcctaA
- the LOC101158533 gene encoding arrestin domain-containing protein 3 isoform X3, whose amino-acid sequence MERTHLCVLRARPVGLQQTMESTVKKLEVTYNPINERNTFTNGDFMTGQVTLEMGKDCQIESLFVKFKAKADVTWSETYGKTTVVYHSKEKFFTMKQYFIQSKDSKDGEYVQLVNRSSEYSSVVAPGVHVYPFTFQFPAQNVPSSFKGPHGKIVYSLEACLSRSMRPDKKESTTVNFLSKADLSDISALQTPQRMSMDKKMKVFTSGSLAMEVNLEKSGFLQGEGIKVVSFIKNGSSREIKPKYCIYRKQSFFAKGRRKVHTKELIKEEGSPIPQKVSQTVTQVIAIPHDAEPSILNCNIIKAEYRLKVYLDIKYASDPEVKFDIVILPASQMLPDASSSSSSSYAQFDAEPFGNPAASIWSFGSSAPTQASAPPS is encoded by the exons ATGGAAAGG ACACACCTGTGTGTGCTAAGAGCTCGACCTGTTGGACTGCAGCAAACCATGGAGTCCACAGTGAAAAAGCTAGAGGTTACCTACAACCCCATCAATGAAAGGAACACCTTCACAAATGGAGACTTCATGACAGGACAAGTCACCCTGGAAATGGGTAAAGACTGCCAGATCGAGTCCCTGTTTGTTAAGTTCAAGGCAAAGGCTGATGTTACGTGGTCAGAGACGTACGGTAAGACTACCGTTGTGTACCACTCCAAGGAGAAATTCTTCACCATGAAGCAGTACTTCATACAAAGCAAAGACTCTAAGG ATGGTGAATACGTCCAGCTGGTAAACCGAAGCTCAGAAT aTTCCAGTGTTGTGGCCCCAGGAGTCCATGTCTATCCATTCACCTTTCAGTTTCCTGCCCA GAATGTTCCATCGTCTTTCAAAGGTCCTCATGGTAAAATTGTATATTCATTGGAGGCCTGTTTGAGCAGATCCATGAGGCCTGACAAGAAAGAATCCACAACTGTCAACTTTCTGTCAAAAGCTGACCTCAGTGACATCTCTGCGTTACAG aCACCACAACGCATGTCTATGGACAAGAAAATGAAGGTCTTCACCTCAGGGTCTTTGGCTATGGAAGTAAATCTTGAAAAATCTGGCTTCCTTCAAG GTGAAGGAATAAAGGTGGTGTCATTCATCAAAAACGGCTCCTCTCGTGAGATCAAGCCCAAGTACTGCATTTACAGAAAGCAGAGTTTTTTTGCAAAAGGGAGAAGAAAAGTCCACACTAAAGAGCTCATTAAAGAGGAAGGATCTCCCATTCCACAGAAGGTATCCCAAACAGTGACACAGGTCATTGCCATCCCCCATGATGCTGAGCCATCCATCCTCAACTGCAACATCATCAAAGCAGAGTACAGACTCAAG GTTTACCTTGACATCAAGTATGCTTCAGATCCAGAGGTCAAGTTTGACATAGTCATTCTGCCAGCTTCTCAAATGCTTCCAgatgcatcatcatcatcatcatcatcatatgCTCAGTTTGACGCTGAACCTTTTGGGAACCCAGCTGCTTCTATCTGGAGCTTTGGATCATCAGCACCAACTCaagcttctgctcctccttcctaA
- the LOC101158533 gene encoding arrestin domain-containing protein 3 isoform X1, giving the protein MVHFSYLLYFSMGWGYEVNINRLVSSQTHLCVLRARPVGLQQTMESTVKKLEVTYNPINERNTFTNGDFMTGQVTLEMGKDCQIESLFVKFKAKADVTWSETYGKTTVVYHSKEKFFTMKQYFIQSKDSKDGEYVQLVNRSSEYSSVVAPGVHVYPFTFQFPAQNVPSSFKGPHGKIVYSLEACLSRSMRPDKKESTTVNFLSKADLSDISALQTPQRMSMDKKMKVFTSGSLAMEVNLEKSGFLQGEGIKVVSFIKNGSSREIKPKYCIYRKQSFFAKGRRKVHTKELIKEEGSPIPQKVSQTVTQVIAIPHDAEPSILNCNIIKAEYRLKVYLDIKYASDPEVKFDIVILPASQMLPDASSSSSSSYAQFDAEPFGNPAASIWSFGSSAPTQASAPPS; this is encoded by the exons ATGGTGCACTTCAGTTATCTGCTGTACTTTTCCATGGGGTGGGGCTATGAGGTGAATATAAATCGACTAGTTTCATCACAGACACACCTGTGTGTGCTAAGAGCTCGACCTGTTGGACTGCAGCAAACCATGGAGTCCACAGTGAAAAAGCTAGAGGTTACCTACAACCCCATCAATGAAAGGAACACCTTCACAAATGGAGACTTCATGACAGGACAAGTCACCCTGGAAATGGGTAAAGACTGCCAGATCGAGTCCCTGTTTGTTAAGTTCAAGGCAAAGGCTGATGTTACGTGGTCAGAGACGTACGGTAAGACTACCGTTGTGTACCACTCCAAGGAGAAATTCTTCACCATGAAGCAGTACTTCATACAAAGCAAAGACTCTAAGG ATGGTGAATACGTCCAGCTGGTAAACCGAAGCTCAGAAT aTTCCAGTGTTGTGGCCCCAGGAGTCCATGTCTATCCATTCACCTTTCAGTTTCCTGCCCA GAATGTTCCATCGTCTTTCAAAGGTCCTCATGGTAAAATTGTATATTCATTGGAGGCCTGTTTGAGCAGATCCATGAGGCCTGACAAGAAAGAATCCACAACTGTCAACTTTCTGTCAAAAGCTGACCTCAGTGACATCTCTGCGTTACAG aCACCACAACGCATGTCTATGGACAAGAAAATGAAGGTCTTCACCTCAGGGTCTTTGGCTATGGAAGTAAATCTTGAAAAATCTGGCTTCCTTCAAG GTGAAGGAATAAAGGTGGTGTCATTCATCAAAAACGGCTCCTCTCGTGAGATCAAGCCCAAGTACTGCATTTACAGAAAGCAGAGTTTTTTTGCAAAAGGGAGAAGAAAAGTCCACACTAAAGAGCTCATTAAAGAGGAAGGATCTCCCATTCCACAGAAGGTATCCCAAACAGTGACACAGGTCATTGCCATCCCCCATGATGCTGAGCCATCCATCCTCAACTGCAACATCATCAAAGCAGAGTACAGACTCAAG GTTTACCTTGACATCAAGTATGCTTCAGATCCAGAGGTCAAGTTTGACATAGTCATTCTGCCAGCTTCTCAAATGCTTCCAgatgcatcatcatcatcatcatcatcatatgCTCAGTTTGACGCTGAACCTTTTGGGAACCCAGCTGCTTCTATCTGGAGCTTTGGATCATCAGCACCAACTCaagcttctgctcctccttcctaA
- the LOC110015622 gene encoding actin cytoskeleton-regulatory complex protein PAN1-like: MTQEGSCLSELQLFSFSSGLHCLVFLFFSRLKMTIKTFEIHYNAINIQKTFTNGDTMTGKVVLETTKGLKIKSLVFVGKGRARVCWRENQGDKHHVYWANEKFYSVKHHVLAGTVFIGKGRHEFLFSFKIPERDMPSTFNSPVGKVIHKVKAELKQSLKLTKKAKAHFTFVSKSNMDGLQEPQSGCKDKGLSSGSGNVSLDVHTPKRGYMQGEALSFKVEINNCSSSSVKPKFELYEKRSYFAQGHKKQETNKILNGRIDDGSSQESGHLSKTITIPAQLAPSILNCSIIKLEYRLRIYLDIEFAKDPEVKLPIVVLPMFQPEVIPPANTANAIGNPQQPGSCFTWQLNSGFVQQPGSGFIQVPASGLPRQLSLSYPSQPGMGFAQQPGSGFAQQPGSGFAQQPGSGFAQQPGSGFAQQPGSGFAQQPGSGFAQQPGSGFAQQPGSGFAQQPGSGFAQQPGSGFAQQPGSGFAQQLGSGFAQQPGSGFAQQPGSGFAQQPGSGFAQQPGSGFPQQPGSGFPQQPGSGFAQQPGSGFAQQPGSGFARQLSSGFTSQPGSGFARQLSSSFTSKPGMDFAQQTGSNSPQQPGSGFPQQPGSDFAQQPGSGFPQQPGSVFPQQLSSDFPNQPGSGFALPPLDPPPDYEECEIDPPPSYREIEKQ; encoded by the exons ATGACACAGGAAGGCAGCTGTCTAAGTGAACTTCAGTTGTTTAGCTTCTCTTCTGGCTTgcattgtcttgtttttttgtttttttctcggCTCAAAATGACGATTAAAACTTTTGAAATTCATTACAACGCTATAAACATCCAAAAGACCTTTACCAATGGAGACACCATGACTGGGAAAGTGGTTTTAGAGACGACAAAGGGACTCAAAATCAAATCGCTTGTTTTCGTTGGTAAAGGAAGAGCTCGGGTTTGCTGGCGGGAGAACCAGGGAGACAAACATCATGTATACTGGGCGAATGAGAAATTCTACAGCGTCAAACATCATGTATTGGCAG GCACTGTATTCATAGGAAAAGGAAGACACGAGTTTCTATTTAGCTTCAAGATACCTGAGAG AGACATGCCATCAACTTTCAACTCACCTGTTGGCAAAGTCATCCATAAAGTGAAAGCAGAGCTGAAACAATCCTTAAAATTGACCAAAAAAGCCAAAGCGCACTTCACCTTTGTGTCCAAATCAAACATGGACGGATTGCAG GAACCTCAAAGTGGGTGTAAGGATAAAGGCCTTTCTTCTGGGTCTGGAAATGTTTCTCTGGATGTTCACACCCCaaagaggggttacatgcaag GTGAGGCCCTGAGCTTTAAAGTTGAAATCAACAATTGCTCATCTTCTTCAGTGAAACCAAAGTTTGAACTGTACGAGAAGAGGAGTTACTTCGCCcagggccacaaaaaacaggaaacaaataaaattcttAATGGCAGAATCGATGATGGCTCCTCTCAGGAATCAGGACATTTATCCAAGACCATCACCATCCCTGCACAGCTGGCCCCCTCCATTCTGAACTGCTCCATCATAAAGCTGGAATACAGGCTAAGG atcTATCTGGACATTGAATTTGCAAAAGATCCTGAAGTTAAACTCCCTATTGTTGTCTTACCCATGTTTCAACCTGAAGTAATACCACCTGCAAACACTGCCAATGCAATTGGAAATCCACAACAACCAGGCTCATGCTTTACATGGCAACTAAACTCGGGTTTTGTACAGCAACCAGGTTCGGGCTTTATACAGGTACCAGCCTCGGGTCTTCCACGTCAATTAAGCTTGAGCTATCCATCACAACCAGGCATGGGCTTTGCACAGCAACCAGGCTCAGGCTTTGCACAGCAACCAGGCTCTGGCTTTGCACAGCAACCAGGCTCTGGCTTTGCACAGCAACCAGGCTCTGGCTTTGCACAGCAACCAGGCTCAGGCTTTGCACAGCAACCAGGCTCAGGCTTTGCACAGCAACCAGGCTCAGGCTTTGCACAGCAACCAGGCTCTGGCTTTGCACAGCAACCAGGCTCAGGCTTTGCACAGCAACCAGGCTCAGGCTTTGCACAGCAACCAGGCTCAGGCTTTGCACAGCAACTAGGCTCAGGCTTTGCACAGCAACCAGGCTCAGGCTTTGCACAGCAACCAGGCTCAGGCTTTGCACAGCAACCAGGCTCAGGCTTTGCACAGCAACCAGGCTCAGGCTTTCCACAGCAACCAGGCTCAGGCTTTCCACAGCAACCAGGCTCAGGCTTTGCACAGCAACCAGGCTCAGGCTTTGCACAGCAACCAGGCTCGGGCTTTGCACGGCAACTGAGCTCTGGCTTTACATCACAACCAGGCTCAGGCTTTGCACGGCAACTAAGCTCTAGCTTTACATCAAAACCAGGCATGGACTTTGCACAACAAACAGGCTCCAACTCTCCACAGCAACCAGGCTCAGGCTTTCCACAGCAACCAGGCTCAGACTTTGCACAGCAACCAGGCTCAGGCTTTCCACAGCAACCAGGGTCAGTCTTTCCACAACAACTAAGCTCCGACTTTCCAAATCAACCAGGCTCAGGCTTTGCACTGCCACCTCTGGATCCTCCCCCTGATTATGAAGAATGTGAAATAGACCCCCCTCCATCCTATagagaaatagaaaaacaataa